A segment of the Streptococcus dysgalactiae subsp. dysgalactiae genome:
CAGTGAATAGATAGATAAAAAATAAAATCACATACAAGCAAGGGATAATGAAACCATTTAGGGACAACACACTTTCAAACGATGTCTTGTGATAGGCTTGTAATTCTGCCTCATCTAGAGCCATGATATTATGTTTTAATTCTTTCAAATTTGGAAAATAAGGAACATCGGTTCCCCGAATGGCATTGTAACGTTTCATGGCTAAAGCTTGAAAAGGAATGGCCATTAGTAATAAAAGGATATCCAGAAGCGGAATGGCCAGCATGGCATGCTGTGAATCATTGGTTAAGGTCAGACCAAGTAGCACATTACACATGGATAAAATAGAAGCTACGGCAATCAATAACATGGTATAAGCATGCTTTTTATTCAGCTGACGGTAACCTTTTTCAGAATAATCATCCTCTTCAATTGTGTTATAAACAGCCGTCTCTTTTTTCAGTTGCGTTAAAAAAACAAAAGAGAGTGTGAGTCCTGTGACAACTACCAGACGATTTAATAAGATAATCAGGTTAATCACATCGTCTTTTAGGAACGTGAGATGATCTAATCTCCCTCCATGGTAACCTAAAAAGGCTCCAACCATGCCACCTATGATCCCTCCCGCCAAACTTGATAGCAATAATATTTTTAACAAGCGTAAAAAACTATTCTTCTTCTTTTTCATTCCTCGACCTCCACTAGACGAAACACCTCTTCAACTGGTTCGTGAAACACCTTAGCAATTTTCATGGCAATTACAATTGATGGGGTATATTCGTTACGCTCAATGAGACTGATGGTCTGTCTCGATACACCTGCAAGTTTTGCCATTTCCGTTTGATTAATACCATCTCTGGCTCGTAATTCTTTGAGCCGATTTTTAAGAACAACCTCCATTGATATCTTCTCCGTCCTTCTTTTACTCACTTTCTAAGATAAGAAAAAGTATTCAACAGTAAGGTTAACCCTGTAAACCCCAAAACAAGATAACTCAAGGGTGCTCCAAACCAGATTACTCTGATAAGATGATAACTTAAAATGAAAAGAGTCAGGATAGCTGACCATAGGCAAATCTGCCTACTCTTACCTTTGATGCCATGTGTCATTTTCTCTAACACCTCCTCATGTCTTTGCGTTACCAATATTGTAACACATCCCTTCTTCATTGACAACGATAATAGTCAAAAAAGTTATGATTATTGTCAAATTTCCTATGAAGATAGTCAAAAACCAAGCTCCTAGGAGCTTGGTTTTTGAGTTTATCTGATTAAAATTGCTCCGGAACTGCTGCAATCAAATCAGAAATCTTAGAGGCATCTGAACCACCGGCCATTGCCATATCTGGTTTCCCACCACCACGACCTGACACAATAGGCGCTAACGTTTTAATCATGTTACCTGCATGAACTTCTTTAGACTTGCTTGCCACGAGGACATTAACTTTCTCACCAATTGCTGCTACTAGAACTAGCACCTCTGAGTAGTCTTTTTGTTTCCAATTATCAGCAAAGGTACGTAGGGCGCCTGCATCAGATACAGACACTTGACTAGCAATATAGCGCAAGCCATTTACTTCCTTGACCTCTTTAAAGACATCACCAGCTTGGGCTGCTGCAGCTTTTTCTTTAAGCTCTGCATTTTCTTTTTGCAAATCGCGGAGCTGTTCACTTAGACTCACAACCTTAGCAGGAACTTGATCTATTTGTGGAGCTTTCAATGTGTGAGCGATCTCTTTCAACGCATCTTCTTGCTTGCGGAAGCTTTCAAAGGCCTGTTGACCCGTAACAGCTAAAATACGACGTGTTCCTGAACCAATACCTTCTTCTTTAAGAATCTTGAAAAGACCAATTTCCGAAGTATTGCTTAAATGAGTTCCTCCACAAAGCTCAACAGAATAATCACCGATTTGAACCACACGAACAGTTTTACCATATTTCTCACCAAAGAGTGCCATAGCTCCCATTGATTTAGCGGTTTCTACATCAGTTTCAGTTGTTGTGATAGCAAGAGCCTTCCAGATTTGTTGGTTAACCTCTTCTTCAATGCGACGAAGCTCATCTGCTGTTACAGCTTCAAAATGAGTGAAGTCAAAACGTAAGAATTCTTCCTCGTTTAAAGACCCCGCTTGGGTAGCATGATCACCTATAATGTTGTGAAGGGCTGCATGCAACAAGTGAGTTGCTGTGTGATTTTTCTCAACAGCATAACGACGCTTGTGATCGATGTCAAGAGTGTAAACAGTGTTGAGGGCTAAACTAGCTAAGACATCTACCTTATGCAAGGCTTGCCCATTTGGTGCTTTTTGAGCATCTGTTACACGAGCAACAATGTTTCCATTAGCATTTTTAATGACCCCGCGGTCCGCCACTTGTCCACCCATTTCAGCATAGAATGGCGTTTGGTCAAAGACAAGTAAGGCTTGACCTTCTGACACGACTTCACTACGTTCATTATCGACAATAATAACAGCTAGACGAGCATCAACAGTTTCCGTTTCATACAAGAAGGTTGATGGTTCGGTAATACCAGCAAGGGTTTCATTTTGCATCCCCATTGATCCGCCTTTAACAACAGCTGCACGGGCACGGTCCTGCTGTTCTTTCATGGCAGCCTTGAAACCATCATGATCAATTTTGTAACCAGCTTCTTCTGCCATTTCCTCAGTCAATTCAACTGGGAAACCATAGGTATCATACAATTTGAAGATATCTTTACCTTCTAGGGTATCTTTACCAGCTTCTTTTAACTGCGCCAGCAATTGATCCAAATGACCTGAACCAGCATCAATGGTACGAGCAAAAGTCTCTTCTTCGCGTTTAACAATTTTCTCGATGAAGTCACGTTTTTCAAGGATTTCTGGATAGTAGGAAGCCATGATTTCCCCTACAGTTTGAACCAGTTTGTAAAGGAAGGTTTCTTTGATACCAAGTTTACGTCCATGCATGACCGCACGACGAAGCAAACGGCGAAGCACATAGCCGCGACCTTCATTACCTGGAAGAGCGCCGTCACCGATCGCAAATGATAGAGCACGAATATGGTCTGCAATGACCTTAAAGCTCATGTTGTCCCCGTCTTGATCGTAAGTTTGACCAGACAGTTTTTCGACTTCCTTGATGATTGGCATGAACAAATCAGTTTCAAAGTTTGTTTTAGCCCCTTGCATCACCGCTACCAGACGTTCTAAACCAGCGCCCGTATCAATGTTTTTATTTGGTAATTCTTTGTACTCTGAACGTGACACTTCTGGATCAGCATTGAATTGAGATAAAACGATGTTCCAGATTTCAATGTAGCGATCATTTTCCAAATCTTCCTCGAGCAAACGAATCCCAATATTTTCTGGATCAAAAGCTTCTCCACGGTCAAAGAAAATCTCAGTGTCCGGACCTGAAGGACCCGCACCAATTTCCCAGAAATTGTCTTCTAAAGGAATCAGGTGACTCGGATCAACACCAAGCGCCAACCAGCGATTGTAAGAATCCTTATCTTCCGGATAGTAAGTCATGTAAAGTTTTTCTTTTGGAAAATCAAACCATTCCGGGCTCGTTAACAACTCAAAGCCCCATTCGATAGCTTCATTACGGAAATAATCTCCGATAGAGAAGTTTCCAAGCATTTCAAACATGGTGTGGTGGCGGGCTGTTTTACCTACGTTTTCAATATCATTGGTACGAATAGATTTTTGCGCGTTAGTAATCCGTGGATTTTCAGGAATAACAGAGCCATCAAAATATTTTTTGAGAGTAGCAACCCCTGAATTAATCCAAAGAAGAGTGGGATCATTAACAGGAACAAGGTTAGCAGAAGGTTCAACCGAATGACCTTTTGATTGCCAAAAATCTAACCACATTTGACGAATTTCAGCAGATGATAAGTGTTTCATAAAAAATGAGATACAAAGAGTAAGCGAAATAGAAGCTTGCTAAATCTTGCCATGTGAATACAAAAACTAGCACAACCATTTCTTCACTAGATGACCTACTATAATCTTAGTCAATCTAGTTTACTCTATTCCTTTCGTTGATTTCAAATAGTCTTCAAAACAAAACAAGTCCATCTCACAGAGGGCGAAAACCGCGGTACCACCTCTATTCAATGAACTTGTCATTCTTATTTTATTATATCAATTGTTATAAAGCTAAGTAGCATGTCTATCTGATTATCCATGACTCGCAGCAACCGTCACTTTTCTGTATCTAATCCTTGATAAACAATTCTTAACTAAATTATTATAAGTTTTTTTTACTGATTAGTCAATGAAAACTTATTATTGAGCAGCAGTCTCACCTGTTTGAGTATCAGCAGTTCCTTCAGCTGGTGTTGCTTCAGATTGGCCTGCCTCTGGCTGGCTAGCTTCTGTTTTTTCCGAAGCAGGGGTTTCAGCTGATGCTGGTGTCTTTTTATTTGTGCTTTCAGCATTAGACTTCTTATCAAGATTAGCATACTGCGTTAAAATATTAGCAAATGCCTTGTCTTTAATTTTAACGTTAGCTTTATCTAAAGCCTTAGCAATAATTTTGTTTTGGAAATTTACATCTTTTGTTTTTTCAGCAAGAATAATAGCTTTCAAACGTTTTTGATAAACTTTCCAGTCAGCTTTCTTTTCAGCTTTTTTGTTTACTTTGATAATGTAAAACTTATTTTGATAAGTGGTAGGATCCAATACTGAAATTACTTCTGACATCTCCCCCTCTTTCAAGCTTGATGCTGCTTTAACGACATCTGCTGGTAAAGTTGTTGTCCCTGAGTCAAACTTGTAGGCAACTTTTTTATCTGCTGATGTTGTCTTTTCTTTAGCAATAGTAGCAAAATCTGCTCCCTCCGCTTTTACTTCTTCTAAGGTATGATTAGCCTTTTCCTCGCTATCAAGAGTAATAACTTGTGCTGCCATTGTTGGAGTATAGGATTCATAAGCTTTTTGATATTCTTTAGTTGTTAATTCTTTTTTGGCAGCTTCTCTAACAGCGTATTCTACTAATTTTGATGAGCGAATTTGTTTTTTGTAAGTCTCTGGCGTCAAACTTGCCTGGGCCAAAACTCCCGAGAATGAAGCACCATATTGGTCAGCAGTTTTATTATAAGCTTTTTCGACTTCCTTATTAGATACTTTATCACCATACTGAGCTTCAAAAACACGACCAATTAAAAGGTGTAACATAGCTTTCCGAGAAACTTCTGTATTTTTGATTTCATTATAAAAGTCGCTAACACTAATGGTATCACCCTTCATTGAGACGACTTTAGTATTGTCATTGGTTGATTGACAAGCTGTCAAAGTGATTACTGATGCTAACGTAACAATACCAGTGATAAGTTTATTTGATTTTTTCATTTACTTCTGAGCTCCTTTTTATCATTAACTAATACATTATATCACAATTTCTTAAACGTAACTTAATCTGGTAAAGTAATTTCTTCCTGATTCTTACGAATCATCAGTAACCCGTCACTAAGTGGAACAAGGCTTGCTGTCAGATCCGGATGGTCTAGAGTTGCATCAAACAAGGCTTGTAGCCCACGATAAATGGTACGCTGTCCACGACGAACCTCTTCAATAGGTTTAGCAATGTCACCACCTTGAAAAATATCATCTAAGATAATCACACCGCCAACAGCCAAGCGCTTTAAAATTTCTGGAAGAAAAACAATGTATTTTGATTTAGCAGAATCCATAAAAACAAAATCAAAAGATCCTTCAAGAGTCGCTAAAATATCAGCTGCATCGCCTTCTAACAAACTAATTTGCTGGCGACAATCATATTTGGCGAAATTATCCTTAGCAAAGCCGATCATTTCAGGATTACGATCAATCGTTACAATCGTAGCGTCTGGAGCGTTCTCTGCCATTAAAAGAGCAGAAAAGCCAATAGCTGTACCAATTTCGAGAATCTGCTTTGGCTGCAAGGTCTGCAATAAGAACCTAAAATAAGCAACCACTTCATGTTGAATAATAGGGATATTTTCTTGCCTTGCGAACTGTTCTAGTTCTGCTAAAAAACCTGTGTTTTGCTTTTGTTTCGTCCGCATGTAGTGAACAATATCTTCTTTGACCACAGGACGACGCATATTGTGATTTGCATTTTTACTATATGATTTAACCATGACATTAATTATATAAAAAAACTCTAGGCATTGCTAGAGTTTAAGTTCACATTATCGATTAGTAGCTGACTTCTTCAACCACCAGGTTAATATCAAAGCTAGACTATACAAACAAATGAAAACTTGTAAAGTGAAAAGATAACTTTGCGTCCACTCAAAAGTAAACGATAATAGCATGGGACCAACCAATGCAGCTATTGCCCAAGCTGTTAAGATGTAGCCATGAAGCATGGCTAATTCTTTAGCTCCGAAAAGATCACTTAAATACGGAGGTATTAAAGAAAAACCAGCGCCGTAACATGTCATGAGAATAGCCATAGCAGCCACAAAAAAGAAAGATTGATGAACAACAATAAGACTACTTGTCATTGCTATATTAACTAAAAACACTAGTAGCACAGTCAAAGGGCGACCAATATAATCCGATAGACCGGCCCATAAAAGACGACCAAACCCATTGAATATTCCCATCAAGCCAACAACAATCGCTGCAGCCTCTGGGGTTAAACCAGCAAGGTCTTGAGCCATTGGTGCAACAACTGAAATGAGACCTAACCCACAAGCAATATTTAAAAACAGTATCATCCAAAGAAGGTAAAAAGATTTTGTTTTAAGGGCTTCTTTAGCAGTCATGCCTTTGGTCAAATCATTATGTTGTCCAGTACTTCGCTCCATCAAGCTTGCTAATTCATGACTAGTCGGTTTTTTTATGAACTGAGAGGCTAGTAGCATCACCACTAAATAAACCAGACCTAATAAGTAGAACGTAGCAACCACTCCCTTAGTGGCAATCAACCACTGGGCAACAGGACTTGTCAGCAAAGAGGCAAAGCCGAATCCCATAATAGCCAGACCAGTCGCTAAGCCTCTCTTATCTGGAAACCATTTGATAATAGTAGATACTGGGGTAATGTAACCAGCTCCAAGCCCTAGTCCACCGACAATACCATACCCTAGATATAATAACCAAATCTCTTGACGATCAACAGCTAGGCCAGTCATTATATTCCCTGCCGCATACAGGACAGCAGATATGCTTCCAGTAACACGAGGACCACATTTTTCAACCAAAGTCCCCATAAAAGCTGCTGACAACCCCAAGCAAAAAATAGCTAATGAAAAGCCAAAGGCAACAGTTGCTTGATCCCAACCAGTTTGCTGCATGATAGGGTTTCGATAAACACTCCAGGCATAAGTCGATCCTAGCATCAGATGAAGGAGAACCCCAGCTATTGCTACCACATAACGATTTGTTTTTTTCACAAAAAACCTCTTCCTATTTATCGAATATTAAAGCAGTTCATTGAAAAAATGTTAGGTTTTTATTTTATTACATCTCACATCTAATGTCAAAAATGCTGCTCAATAGAAACATTCCCTTACGATTTAATTTATCAACCTAACATAAGACTTTTTTACAGTAAACACAAACCTTATGAAAAACTGATAGCCTTAGAGATGATACCCCTCATTCTACTCCACTTCCTTCCAAAAGCATCTTTGAAGTGTACTCGCAAACAATACCACCCTGCCAACACTAATGCTATTGATAGTATTTGATGTGAATTCTTCCTAAACGATTAGGCCTGGTTTGCTAATCAAGAATTTCTGGCAAGAGGTCTAGAATCGCCATCAAATCGTTAATGTGCTGATTGTTAGAACTACTTGGACAAGTTAAATTCAAGGATTGAATCCCTGATTTTTCTGCAGCTTGCTGATCTAAGGGCCTGTCACCGATATAATAGGTCCTCTTTTTGTCCATTTGGTATTTGTTAATCAGGTAGGTTAGAGCTTCTGGATCTGGTTTACGTTTAAAGCCATTGGCGGCTGTTACCACTTCTTCAAAATAAGATGCCATGTCTAATCGCTCCAAAACAGGATGCGTCGTAGCGCCTTTATGGGTCAGAATATAATGCTTGACACCTTTTTGAGCCGTTTTTTCCAAGACTTCTTTGGCACCTGGCATCGCATTTATCATGTGATCACGTGTCTCTTGTTCCTGATTGAAAAAGGTCAATAATTCCTCAAAAGACAATTCTTCTTTAGCTAATTGTTGCAATAACGCACCAATTGATTCTTGAATAATGAAGGTCATAACCCAATCCTCATCAAAAGGCAAATGATAGGTCTGATAAAGCAAAGCTAATACTTCTCTAATCGCCTGACTAGACTCCACTAAAGTTCCATCAAAATCCCAAATAAAATGAACAGTCACTACTTTTCTCCTAAATTAATCCAATAACGGGCAAGTTCTTGACCTGCCATTAATGACACGTTGTAATCCATAGGTACCTGAACAATATCTTCTAAGATACCTCCTACTTTTTCAATGGTTCGCCGACTAGCGATATTATAACGGTTTGCCGTGATAAGGACTCTCAAAATCCCTCTTTCCCGATAACATTCTAATGCAAAGAGTAGTAACTCTGTCATAATTCCTTGTCCACGGTAATCTGGTCGTGTTACGTAACCAATATGTCCTCCAAACCTCTCCAAATCTCCCTTTTCCAACTGCCAGCGGCAACCAATACGAGCCACCAACTCATCATCTAGAAAATAATAATAATTCGTACTAGTAGACCAATCCGGATGATCTGTTCGTGTTTCAAACCGTTTAGATTTAGTAACAAAAGCTGGAAAATCAGTGACCATTTTGGTTTCGATAAAAGGATTTCCAGCAGCTTTTTCTGCTAATAACATAGCTTGAAACTTTTCAAAAGCTGCTTGGTCACTTAACTGAATGCGATGTATTGCCATGGCAGAACCTCCTTAAGTGTCCTCATTATAACACAAAAAAGTAGTGACCAAATGGACCTATGAGTCAATCCAAACCATCACTACTAATGAAATGAGCTTTATTATTAATTGGTTACCTGAGATTAATTCTCAAAACGTTTGGCAAAACCAAGATAAGCATCAACCACCGTTTGCAAGAATCCTTTTGTGCCTTCATTTGACAATTGCCCCTGCTCATCGAATAATTGATCAGCTTGTGCCAAGTAAGCTTCTGGCTGTGCCAAGACAGGAACATTTAAGAAAACTAAACTTTGACGCAATTGGTGATTGGCACCAAAGCCAGAAACATTCCCAGTAGAGTGCGAAACGATAAGACTTGGCTTGCCATCAAATACCCCTTGACCGATTGGACGAGAACCAATGTCAATAGCATTTTTAATGGCCGCCGGTAGACCACGATTGTATTCAGGAGTAATAAATACGATACCATCTTGTTCTTTGACAGCTTGACGGAAACGAGTATAGCTTTCAGGAACATTTCCTTCATCAAGATCTGGATTATAAAGGGGAAGATCTCCAATAGGAATTTCAGTGATTACCACTTTTTCTGGAAATAGGGCTTTAACAGCTGCTGCTACTTTTTGAGAATTTGACTCTTGACGTAAGCTACCAAGAATAAAACCAATACGTTTAACCATAATCATGTCTCCTTTAATACATTATCGACTAATCTAACAATCTTAGTCTCAAGCGATGCTACTCAACTTTGCCGAGTCTAGGTCACTACGATTTTGCGAATATATCACTATCTATTACTAATTAATGGTAAAATAAAAAAAGTTAAAAAACAAGAGATATGCTCAAAGCAATCTCTTGTCAATAGTATTAGCGATGAGCTCCCTTTGCAACAAGGGCTTCAAGTTCTGTTAGACGTTCTTCGAAGACTTTAAAGGCTGCGTCAAGATAGTCGCCTTTTGCCATATCAACACCCGCTTTAGCGATGACCTCAAGTGGGTAGTCAGAATTTCCTGACTTGAGGTAGGTCAAGTAATGATCAATATCGTCTTGCGTTCCGTGAACAATCTTATCGGCTAAATAACTTGCTGCTGCAAAGCCTGTAGCATACTGATAAACATAATAATTGTAATAGAAGTGAGGAATACGTGCCCATTCATACTGAATAAAATGATTATCGTCTTTACTCAACCCATAATACTTTTCATTCAACTCAGCATACAATTGGTTGAGGTATTCGCTCGTTAACACTTCTCCTTTTTGATCAGCTTGATGGATCGCGTGTTCAAACTCAGCAAATTGGGTTTGACGGAAAACAGTGCCACGGAAACCGTCAAGGTAATGGTTTAAAATAGCAAAGCGTTCTTTCTCATCTTGAACCTCATTTAAGAGAGCTTCTGTCATGATGTTTTCATTAGTTGTAGATGCAATTTCTGCCAAGAAAATACTGTAATCTCCATACACATAAGGCTGTGTTTCACGAGTGAAAGTAGAATGCAAACTGTGCCCAGTTTCATGAACTAAAGTGTATAGATTGTCTAAGGTATCTTGCCAGTTTAATAGCATAAAGGCATTGGTATCGTAGGAACCACCTGAATAAGCTCCAGAGCGCTTCCCTTTATTGACATGAACATCAATCCAACGTTCTGTAAAGGCACGATGCACTCGGTCTGCATAATCCTTACCAAAAACAGCCAAAACCTTCTCAGCTTTTTCCAAAGCCTCATCATAACCAATGGCTAGGTCTGTTTCAGATAATGGTGTGTAAACATCATACATCTTCAACTCATCTAGACCAAGAACATCTTGGCGAAGTTTCAAGTAACGGTGTAAAAGTGGTAAATGTTTGTTAACTGTTTCTAATAAAGTGTCGTAAACAGCTTCTGGAATAAAGTTAGCAGCCATAGCAGCTTGACGTGCTGAATCGTATTTATGAACACGCGCCTTGTAATTTTGAACCTTAACATTTGTTTGTAAGATTTTAGCATAAGTGTGTTGGAACTGTTCATAAGTGCTATACATTGCCTCGTAAGCAGCTTGGCGAACGCTACGATCTTTAGATTCCATTAAACTGATGAAGTTACCATGGGTTAATTCAACATCTTCCCCCTTATCATTTTTAACTACTGGAAAGACAATATCAGCGTTATCCAGAATGCTAAAGGTTTCTTCAGCACCGTTGAAAATTTCTTGGGCTCCTGCTAATAATTCCTCTTCAGCCTGACTAAGCACATGGTCACGTGTCTGGAACAATTTGTCAAAGAAATGATGATATCTTTTTAACTCAGGAGTTTCCACAAGAAAAGCTTGGTAATCTTCCTGACTCAATGCCATAACTTCTGGGTCATAGAATGAAAACACTTCGCTAAATTTAGCATACAAGCCAGAAGCCTTAGCCTGATATTCTTGATATTTAGCAACAGTCGTGTCTTGATCATTTTTCATATGCGCATAAACATAGACTTTCTCAACACGACGAGCCAACTCTAAATAAGTATCTGTAATTGTCAACAGATTAGCGCTAGAATCTAGTAAATGACCTGCAAAATCCTTAGCCGTGTCAATTTCACTAGCTAAGCCACTCACTTCAGCTTCCCAATCCTTATCTGTTGCAAAAATAGTGCTCAAATCCCAAGTGTACTTTTCTTCTAAATGACTACGATTATCTGTCATAATATCCTCCTCATTTTCTATTACTAACTATTTTAACATAATATTGAGGCGAAAAAAGCGTTTGCACCTTTTTATTCCCTTCTTTTTTGTAATAAGCTTTAAAACTCTTATCATAATCATGGAGATTCTCTTTGATTTGACAAAAACCAGTAGCCGACTGTACGGGGCGCCATTGAGAATAGAAGGCCTCTACTGGCAACATGAGTAAATTATAGCCAGCTAAATAGGCTCTTTCCTGACGATGTAACCATTTAGAATGCTTCGTTAATAAAGCCCTTTGAATGGGTATCGAAAGAGATTTGGCCATAGGTTTTTGGTAAGAACAGAGCTTCCTTTGGTGATAAGGAATCCGCAAACTTTCCATGATATTGTTATCCAAAGAAATGGTTTTGGTTAGGTAACTCACTTTGCCAAATAAATCTTCATGAATTAAGTATTTTAGACGTAACAGATGTGCAGCTGTATCCAACTCCCACAAATGAAAGCCTAAACTAGACGAAAAGTAAAGACATTGTTTTTGGAAGGCCGTTAAACGATTTTTAAGCCAAAGTTTCTTTCCCAACAGCCAACGAACCTCGTAACCATTTTTCTGATAGGCTTGTGTACGTGCCACCAAACGCTCAATTGGTAAAGGGCTGCACTGAATTTCTAAGGCTAATTTATCATTCACCCAAAGGTCTGGAAATTGTTGTAACTCAGGAAGATACTTTTCCACACAAACCTTTTCTGTCTTTACCAGGCTTGTATATAATTTTGCTTTCAAATGCAAATGTTCTTGGGACTCATTTTCTGTTTGAAAATGACAATTAGCTAATGTGATGTGTGCAAAATGAGGGCGTATAATTTTTCCCTGACGCAAGCGAACAGGGGATCCACAAGCTGGACAACGAAATGGTTGCTTCTGAGGATTAGGCTGTGCTAGCAAAGAAATCACCTGATTCTCATTGGTTAAAGCTGTTAATACTCTCAACACCTCCTCCTAGTCCTTCTACCTTATTA
Coding sequences within it:
- a CDS encoding DUF3169 family protein, which gives rise to MKKKKNSFLRLLKILLLSSLAGGIIGGMVGAFLGYHGGRLDHLTFLKDDVINLIILLNRLVVVTGLTLSFVFLTQLKKETAVYNTIEEDDYSEKGYRQLNKKHAYTMLLIAVASILSMCNVLLGLTLTNDSQHAMLAIPLLDILLLLMAIPFQALAMKRYNAIRGTDVPYFPNLKELKHNIMALDEAELQAYHKTSFESVLSLNGFIIPCLYVILFFIYLFTGQVELTAILVLVLIQLYLLFKSATMTRQFYR
- a CDS encoding helix-turn-helix transcriptional regulator, translated to MEVVLKNRLKELRARDGINQTEMAKLAGVSRQTISLIERNEYTPSIVIAMKIAKVFHEPVEEVFRLVEVEE
- the alaS gene encoding alanine--tRNA ligase, with amino-acid sequence MKHLSSAEIRQMWLDFWQSKGHSVEPSANLVPVNDPTLLWINSGVATLKKYFDGSVIPENPRITNAQKSIRTNDIENVGKTARHHTMFEMLGNFSIGDYFRNEAIEWGFELLTSPEWFDFPKEKLYMTYYPEDKDSYNRWLALGVDPSHLIPLEDNFWEIGAGPSGPDTEIFFDRGEAFDPENIGIRLLEEDLENDRYIEIWNIVLSQFNADPEVSRSEYKELPNKNIDTGAGLERLVAVMQGAKTNFETDLFMPIIKEVEKLSGQTYDQDGDNMSFKVIADHIRALSFAIGDGALPGNEGRGYVLRRLLRRAVMHGRKLGIKETFLYKLVQTVGEIMASYYPEILEKRDFIEKIVKREEETFARTIDAGSGHLDQLLAQLKEAGKDTLEGKDIFKLYDTYGFPVELTEEMAEEAGYKIDHDGFKAAMKEQQDRARAAVVKGGSMGMQNETLAGITEPSTFLYETETVDARLAVIIVDNERSEVVSEGQALLVFDQTPFYAEMGGQVADRGVIKNANGNIVARVTDAQKAPNGQALHKVDVLASLALNTVYTLDIDHKRRYAVEKNHTATHLLHAALHNIIGDHATQAGSLNEEEFLRFDFTHFEAVTADELRRIEEEVNQQIWKALAITTTETDVETAKSMGAMALFGEKYGKTVRVVQIGDYSVELCGGTHLSNTSEIGLFKILKEEGIGSGTRRILAVTGQQAFESFRKQEDALKEIAHTLKAPQIDQVPAKVVSLSEQLRDLQKENAELKEKAAAAQAGDVFKEVKEVNGLRYIASQVSVSDAGALRTFADNWKQKDYSEVLVLVAAIGEKVNVLVASKSKEVHAGNMIKTLAPIVSGRGGGKPDMAMAGGSDASKISDLIAAVPEQF
- the prsA gene encoding peptidylprolyl isomerase PrsA, whose protein sequence is MKKSNKLITGIVTLASVITLTACQSTNDNTKVVSMKGDTISVSDFYNEIKNTEVSRKAMLHLLIGRVFEAQYGDKVSNKEVEKAYNKTADQYGASFSGVLAQASLTPETYKKQIRSSKLVEYAVREAAKKELTTKEYQKAYESYTPTMAAQVITLDSEEKANHTLEEVKAEGADFATIAKEKTTSADKKVAYKFDSGTTTLPADVVKAASSLKEGEMSEVISVLDPTTYQNKFYIIKVNKKAEKKADWKVYQKRLKAIILAEKTKDVNFQNKIIAKALDKANVKIKDKAFANILTQYANLDKKSNAESTNKKTPASAETPASEKTEASQPEAGQSEATPAEGTADTQTGETAAQ
- a CDS encoding O-methyltransferase; this encodes MVKSYSKNANHNMRRPVVKEDIVHYMRTKQKQNTGFLAELEQFARQENIPIIQHEVVAYFRFLLQTLQPKQILEIGTAIGFSALLMAENAPDATIVTIDRNPEMIGFAKDNFAKYDCRQQISLLEGDAADILATLEGSFDFVFMDSAKSKYIVFLPEILKRLAVGGVIILDDIFQGGDIAKPIEEVRRGQRTIYRGLQALFDATLDHPDLTASLVPLSDGLLMIRKNQEEITLPD
- a CDS encoding L-lactate MFS transporter — protein: MKKTNRYVVAIAGVLLHLMLGSTYAWSVYRNPIMQQTGWDQATVAFGFSLAIFCLGLSAAFMGTLVEKCGPRVTGSISAVLYAAGNIMTGLAVDRQEIWLLYLGYGIVGGLGLGAGYITPVSTIIKWFPDKRGLATGLAIMGFGFASLLTSPVAQWLIATKGVVATFYLLGLVYLVVMLLASQFIKKPTSHELASLMERSTGQHNDLTKGMTAKEALKTKSFYLLWMILFLNIACGLGLISVVAPMAQDLAGLTPEAAAIVVGLMGIFNGFGRLLWAGLSDYIGRPLTVLLVFLVNIAMTSSLIVVHQSFFFVAAMAILMTCYGAGFSLIPPYLSDLFGAKELAMLHGYILTAWAIAALVGPMLLSFTFEWTQSYLFTLQVFICLYSLALILTWWLKKSATNR
- a CDS encoding HAD-IA family hydrolase, whose translation is MTVHFIWDFDGTLVESSQAIREVLALLYQTYHLPFDEDWVMTFIIQESIGALLQQLAKEELSFEELLTFFNQEQETRDHMINAMPGAKEVLEKTAQKGVKHYILTHKGATTHPVLERLDMASYFEEVVTAANGFKRKPDPEALTYLINKYQMDKKRTYYIGDRPLDQQAAEKSGIQSLNLTCPSSSNNQHINDLMAILDLLPEILD
- a CDS encoding GNAT family N-acetyltransferase — encoded protein: MAIHRIQLSDQAAFEKFQAMLLAEKAAGNPFIETKMVTDFPAFVTKSKRFETRTDHPDWSTSTNYYYFLDDELVARIGCRWQLEKGDLERFGGHIGYVTRPDYRGQGIMTELLLFALECYRERGILRVLITANRYNIASRRTIEKVGGILEDIVQVPMDYNVSLMAGQELARYWINLGEK
- a CDS encoding NADPH-dependent FMN reductase, encoding MVKRIGFILGSLRQESNSQKVAAAVKALFPEKVVITEIPIGDLPLYNPDLDEGNVPESYTRFRQAVKEQDGIVFITPEYNRGLPAAIKNAIDIGSRPIGQGVFDGKPSLIVSHSTGNVSGFGANHQLRQSLVFLNVPVLAQPEAYLAQADQLFDEQGQLSNEGTKGFLQTVVDAYLGFAKRFEN